DNA from Triticum aestivum cultivar Chinese Spring chromosome 7D, IWGSC CS RefSeq v2.1, whole genome shotgun sequence:
AAaaacacaaaaacatttttttacattACATATATAATTTTATTGGTACTTAATGTTTTTTATAAAAATATTTAGATTAATTTGAAGATGTTTATATTGGTACTTATTTGAAATATAAACAAAATTTGGAAAGAAAAAATCAACGAAAACCAAGGAACGAACCAAGCCAACCGCTTCCGTTTTGGGCAACCCATTTGGTTGGACGCTCCGTGCTCGCTGTGGGCTGAACAAGGCCCTCCTATCTCAGCCTAGTACCGTGCTTGGGCTGGCCCATGCTAGCATTAAAGGCCGAGACGCGGCCCCGAACTGAAGAAAGATGACCTCCGCTACTCTCGGATGTCGCTCCACCCCCAAAAAAAGTGAGAGACGACCACCGCCGCTCGCCGACGACCAGTAGGCGGCGCCGATCCGGAGCCGCCGTTGAGGGGACGCCACCGTACGTGCGCGCATGGCCGggagccggcgccgccgccgccgccggagagcgCGGCCGCAGCAGGCCGACgaaccctcgccgccgccggcaccagcCAGCCTCAGCTCCAGGTGAGCACGCTCGCCTCGCCCTTGCCCTAGCCTTTCTTGTATCTTAGGTTTCTCAATCCGAAGCTTATTGAACAGATCTAGCCTAGTCTTCCCCGTTGCTGCCTGTCCTGAGTCCTGAGATCCTGCGTGCAATTGTTATTGAACACTATCTGTGCTGTACATAGGGGAACTGGGAACTCTGAACAATAAAATTGTTTGCAACTCGTCCAAGAAATTATACCGTAGAGTGGTTGAACACAACAATTATATACCATAGGGTGATTGCATACTAAAGACAATATGCTGTTGTACGGAGTTGTTACAATCCAAGGAGAAACGAAATTACTCGTTTGTTCCTTGGCGATAATTTGTTCTACTCCTACAATCATTTGCGGGTGGATGGGCAGCTCCATTGCCCTCTCTTGTAATCCTATATATGTATCTCACAATGGGGATAATTCCTGTTCACAAACGGCCACGCTTATTTGCCTTAGTGTGTAGCATATATACCACAATTTGTAATAAATCACTAGTTATGTCTCTGTTGTATTTGGGTTCTTTCTCCTGACCCTTGAATTTTCTCCATGGCAGGGAAGTTGCTGTTGCAGCAAGGCCCTCTAAGAAAATCTGTGATGCCTCTGGATCTGTTTCCTCACCCTCATCGGGATCTCATGCCTGGGAAAACCTTCTAGACAGCCTGCTCCACCAAATCATTTCTCTCATTAGCTCATTCCATGACTTGCTTGCTTTCCGTGGCACCTGTCACTCATGGCACCACGCTGCAGCCTCTTCCTTCCCATCTGTATATACCTTCAGCTTCCCACCTCTCCACCTCAAACCAGATGTAAGCCAAGAGAGTTACAACTCAGATCGGAAATCACAGCTTGTCGATCCTGCTAAGAAAAGTCTATCCCATCGTTGTTCAGCGCCTGGAATTACTCTGCATCCCATGCGCTATCTGGGCTGCTCATATGGTTATCTTATCTTCTCTGATAGGAGACACTGCCATCTCGTCGATGTGTACACTGGCACTAAGGTGAAGCCGCCAAAATTCCAATCTGAGTGTAACACTTTGATCTACCTTGGCATCCTTACGGCTCCACTAAATTCGACCAATTCACGTCTCATCCTTTTCTCGAGAATCTCCATGCTCCAGTGGCAGGTTGGAACAAATTCTTGGACAGAGCACCCTCATGTTGGTGAACTCATCCATCAGATTGTGCTCTTCAAAGGCCAGATGTTTGCCATGGACTTTGTTCAAAGGCTACATACCATACACATAGCACCTGAGCTCAGCATGCAGGAAGTAGCAGTTATGTGGGAACAGAGCATGCTCGTAGGCCTGCATTCTAAGCCATGGTTGGTGGTCTGTGGTGACATGCTTCTCTTGGTTGATCTCTCGGTAAGCATGGACCAACTGTTTGGCTTCCCTGGCACCTTTCAAGTCTTCCGCCTCGACTTCTCGGTCGAACCAGCTAAGTGGGTGAAGATGGATAAGTTGGACAATTGGGCTCTCTTCCTTACCAATGATAGGAGAAACCCTACATTTTCTTGCATGAACCCCGAAAGATGGGGAGGAAAGAGTAACTATATTTATGTTCCAACAAAATCAGAAGATTTTGATGAGCCATGGACTGCAATAGAGGTTGAACAGCCGGTGCCCAGCTCGACTCACCGTATGTCATTCAGCTCCGCAGCCACTGCCCATTGCAGTCCACTAAATAGCCTCTGGGTGCTTCCCAGTTTGGTTTACGGGGTTGACCAGTGATTGGTCATCGTTGCTTGTTGCAGTTGCAAGGCTTTTCTTAGTCTTTCACAATGCCAGTCCTGTCGATTCCTGCTTTTATATTATTCAATTAGCCACTAGGTTCTGTAACTCCCATGGTTTCTTGACTTGTCAAATGTATTGTGTACAAGAATGTTTATCTATATTGTCTCCAGGAAGTGATCGTCCTGCACTGGATCTATGGGGATTAATTGAATTCTTATGTAGCAGCTTGGTTGACATTAATTCTGTGACTGGACAAGAAAGCACATTATGAATATGTCAACGCTGTTTCGAATCCGGTAACTCTTTATGTTGCTCATACATATTTGTGGCTGTGTGCTCTTTGATCTGGTCTCTTTCCATATGTTCCTTGTGCCTCTATTATTTCTCCTTTCATGTTTTGAATTTCTTTTGACATAATGGGAGGCATACAATATAGAGTGATGGTTCATTCCAGTAAGATTCTGCTAAGATTTCTTCTACCGTACAGAACATGCAAATTCGGCCAACAGCTTTATTCAGGAGCAGATGTTTGTTATTTCCAAGTTGCAATAGTACTGGCCACACAGGATGATGTATGGCACTTTTATTTTGTCACCGCTTCATCGATCAACTGAACACTGATTGATCCAGCTAGCACAGCACATATCTTAGCAGCCACCACCAGCACAGGTAATGGCCACCGGCATGCTGTAGGGGGGTGGTGGTGCAATAATCCGAGATGTATGAGCTGCGCATCTATGGGAGGGTGTGAAGCACCATGCTCATTATCTCAAACTGAACCTGCTGCAGAGGCTGACCGTAACTCCGCCACGTAAGAAGGTTCAGTAAGGTGAAAGGCTTCTGACATTTCATTTATCATGTAAAACATGCAATTTTATTCGGACAAAAGCTTTATTCAGAAACAGAGGTCTGTTATTTCCAAGTTGCAATAGTACTGGCCACACATGATGATGTATGGCACTTTTATTTTGTAGCTCTTCATCGATCAACTAAACGGTGATCGATCTAGCTAGCACATCACAGATCTTAGCAGGCACCACCAGCACAGGTAGCTGTCATGGGGATGCTGTAGATGGCGGGGGTGATGGTGCTGCACGGGGTGGTGGTGCAATATTGTGGGATGTTCACTCTGCACATCAACGGAAGGGTCTGAAGCACCATCCTCATTATCTCGACCGGAACCTGCTGCTGAGGCTGCCCGAAACTTTGCCCTTGCTGCTGCCGCATGATGATCTGTGCCACGCTACAGACGGCCTGGCACCGAGCCTGCTCCGAGATCTGGGCCAGCGGCTGGCAGCACTGTTGCCGCACCAACTGGCAACCGCTTGCCTGCCACATCTGTGTCTGGACATGTGGTGTCTGGCTGCACTGCTGCAGGAAAGCAGCGCATGTGTTCATCTGCGGCTgtggctgcggctgcggctgcggctgctgctggCATTGCCCGTAGCCCTGGCTACAGGTAGTGTACAGCTGCGCAACAGCGCTTGTCGCCGTGAAGGCGAGGAGAGCGAGGAGGAACATGGTCTTCATGGTGGCTGGCTATAAGCTTGCTTTGGTGTTTATGTTTGTGTGAAGGGTGATGAGGGAGGGTCTTCATGGTGCAGGCCTATTTATAGCTGccatggcatcatgttgtgcattgcattccTAGGTTCCTATGCTAAAGCTTTTGCGTGCTTTTCCAACTGATCATCTGACACTCTTGTGTTAGGTGGCGCTACAAGTCCAATCTTGGATGGTCGTCAAATATACTTTTCAACACATATCGTGTAGATATCAGTCAGCTTGCGCCTGACCCCGATAATCCATATGACTCATCACTGATCACTTTACATGTCAAGCGTATATCTCGATTGTGTCTTTTTGCGAAACCTGTTTTGTTGTCTTGTATGAGTTGATAGATATAAATCAGATTGGCATGTCCCGCGCTCCATCTTACTGTTTTCTGAAAACTGGTTTTGTATCGTTCTACTAATTGGTAATTGGTAATACAAACGGCATCAGCATAGCAGTGATGACTCATAAATTTCCCTTTACATGTCAAGGATTGTCATGGAGCTATGCTTCGGCGTGTGAAACTGATTTGTTGTTTATAGTGCGCCGAGTTTAATTGCTTCCTGGAACTGGTTTTGTAGTCTTGTATAAGCTGGTAGGATATAAAATGCCATGAGTCATCAAATGAGTTTTACATGTGGGAAGTCTGATGTAGCATTTTTGTAGCTTTGGCGAGTGAACCTAAACTTGTTTTTTTTTTGTAAAAGGTATGTGTTTTATGCATGTATCATGAGGAGAGTGGATTTTTTTAgctcgagctccatggagctctttTTTCAAAATTCGTAAAGTCATATTTTGAAgttccaaaaaatctgaaaaaaatacaCATGGACCTATAGATGTATACTGCATcttttcaacaacaacaacaacaacaacaacagcaacaaataAGTTGGGGTAGCTTGAGCtgaagatctcgcaaccaactcatggttctagCACATGGATAGCTAACTTTCATGCACCCCtttccatggctagttctttgttGATATTTCAGTCCTTCGGACTTCTCTCATGTCAAGTTTGGTCTATCCCGACCTCTCTTACATTATCAACACGTTTTAGCCGtccttctggaggcctgcgctgaatatgcccaaaccatctaaGACGAttttggacaagcttctcttcagtcAGTGTTAATTACCCCAACTTCTTTAATGAATACTACACATGTGTTAGAAATACAAGATTTTTTTTCTACTGCTCACACTAAAATGTATTTTGTCATAGAAATTTTACAGAGATGTATACCAGTGTTCCAATGTGTCTATTCTCTGTTCGGCCCATCAATCCCTAATTCCCAAATTAAGATGTTCACTAGGATAAACTAGACCGAGATTAATGATTTTTGTGCAGACCTAGTGTTGTGTTTTTTGTGGTTATTTCTGACATGTTATGGACTTAAATAGATGGACGTGTTGAAACTTGGGGCTGTGACAGGTTTTACTGATACCTAGATAGATACTTCATCCGTTCGGAATTAGTtgcgctcaaacggatgtatcttgacgtattttagtgctagatacattcgCTTGAGCATCAACTATTTCCTGATGGAGGGAGCAATATTATAGAATTCGCAACACAACTAAGCTAAACCAGAATGGAACCCTTTGACTCCGCCCTGATAATAATCTTGCGAACAAGGTGCTTAACCCTTTGCTATAGAATTATATCATGATATAggtgagcatgtactccctccattcctaaatactccctccgttcctaaatataagtcgttGGGGGAGTGTAAACTGTACTCCCCCAGCGACTTATATTTCGGGATAGAGGTAATATAATTAAGTGTATTTTAGAGATATCAATAAGAACTACATAAGGAtatatatagacatactttagagtatagattcactcattttgttttgtatgtagtccatattgaaatctgtaaaagacttatatttagataCAGAGGGAGTAGTTCGCTAGAAAAATCATTCCTATGAAGTTTCGGTTGGACTTGTATCAAGTGTTGCTTCTCAATAGAGTTATATTCCAGTCATTCTTCTATCTTGTATCCAACCTTCCAACCAACGATGACAAAATGTGGCTAGTATGCTTGTTCAGTTTTTGGTACCTCCACGGTTTCTTGACTTGGCACCAATGTATAGAGCACAAGAATATTAATATATGTTGTCTCCCGCCCGTGATTGTGCTGCGCAATGCTCAATGGCTATGGCATGTCGGCAATTAATCAGCTTCTGACGTAGCATTGAGTTTTATCGTGTGTGTTGGATAATAACTTTACGTGTGTCAACAATGTTATCAAATCCATTAATATTTTTATGAAGCTTGTTCATGTGCGAATGTTCCTTGATCCAGTCTCTCTTCTTCCATATATACCGTCCCTCTCTTCATGTTGTGAACTTTTGGTTTAATTGGGGGCCATGTAGAGTATGATGATTGTTCAATTTGTTTCACGGAAAATAAACCACTCCTGCAGTAGAAGGTTTTCCTAATGGTGTAACACAGTAAAATAAAATATGCGATTGTGCCAATACGAAATAAAAAGACAATCATGTG
Protein-coding regions in this window:
- the LOC123165417 gene encoding uncharacterized protein LOC123165417, which translates into the protein MAGSRRRRRRRRARPQQADEPSPPPAPASLSSREVAVAARPSKKICDASGSVSSPSSGSHAWENLLDSLLHQIISLISSFHDLLAFRGTCHSWHHAAASSFPSVYTFSFPPLHLKPDVSQESYNSDRKSQLVDPAKKSLSHRCSAPGITLHPMRYLGCSYGYLIFSDRRHCHLVDVYTGTKVKPPKFQSECNTLIYLGILTAPLNSTNSRLILFSRISMLQWQVGTNSWTEHPHVGELIHQIVLFKGQMFAMDFVQRLHTIHIAPELSMQEVAVMWEQSMLVGLHSKPWLVVCGDMLLLVDLSVSMDQLFGFPGTFQVFRLDFSVEPAKWVKMDKLDNWALFLTNDRRNPTFSCMNPERWGGKSNYIYVPTKSEDFDEPWTAIEVEQPVPSSTHRMSFSSAATAHCSPLNSLWVLPSLVYGVDQ
- the LOC780582 gene encoding avenin-like a1 precursor encodes the protein MKTMFLLALLAFTATSAVAQLYTTCSQGYGQCQQQPQPQPQPQPQMNTCAAFLQQCSQTPHVQTQMWQASGCQLVRQQCCQPLAQISEQARCQAVCSVAQIIMRQQQGQSFGQPQQQVPVEIMRMVLQTLPLMCRVNIPQYCTTTPCSTITPAIYSIPMTATCAGGAC